A region from the Pseudodesulfovibrio sp. JC047 genome encodes:
- a CDS encoding B12-binding domain-containing radical SAM protein, with protein MALPEFPHISWTEGNGPRILGINPWIHDFAAFNVWSRPVGLLACLDMVRSAGASVALMDCLSPSWNDVHWPKPGKYGTGHYPKETIPLPDNLSFMERRFSRYGLPHEQVHEALAALDPRPDAVLVSSIMTYWYPGALDVLTMAAELWPDVPRFIGGGYATLCSEHATVHADASIQQGPLERPDNWAAFWKLIGFDTPQIPDNAGLSLALDLYENPRYSIILGSRGCPFSCEYCASHALYPQFCQGSPEAIMRSIQSEYDRGVRDFSFYDDALLVNPKKWLWPVLDGIIEKTPGLRLHTPNAMHIRRLTPEVCQRLKAAGLHTVRLGLETTDFDHRNDVKLTREEWEAGARNLLDAGFDLDDIGVYILFGLPNQDYDNVAQAVAHVRAYGFRPHLAQYTPIPGSPMFETACAASPYPLAEDPLFQNNSIWPCVPGGFSWEASRKWKMILQGKR; from the coding sequence GTGGCCCTTCCCGAATTCCCTCACATTTCCTGGACCGAAGGAAACGGTCCCCGCATTCTCGGCATCAATCCATGGATTCACGATTTCGCGGCCTTTAATGTCTGGTCCCGGCCCGTCGGGCTGCTCGCCTGTCTGGACATGGTTCGCAGTGCCGGAGCCTCCGTGGCCCTGATGGACTGCCTGTCTCCTTCATGGAATGATGTGCATTGGCCAAAACCCGGCAAATACGGCACCGGCCATTATCCAAAGGAAACCATTCCGCTCCCGGACAACCTCTCGTTCATGGAACGTCGATTCTCCCGATATGGCCTGCCGCACGAACAGGTTCACGAAGCACTGGCCGCACTCGACCCCCGGCCCGATGCCGTGCTCGTCTCATCCATCATGACCTATTGGTATCCGGGCGCGTTGGACGTCCTGACCATGGCCGCCGAGCTGTGGCCCGATGTTCCCCGTTTTATTGGCGGTGGATACGCCACCCTGTGTTCGGAACACGCCACGGTCCATGCCGACGCCTCTATCCAACAAGGACCACTGGAACGACCAGACAACTGGGCGGCCTTTTGGAAATTGATTGGTTTTGACACACCGCAAATACCTGATAATGCAGGACTTTCATTAGCTCTCGACTTGTACGAGAACCCTCGATACTCCATCATCCTCGGTTCACGGGGCTGCCCTTTTTCATGTGAATATTGTGCCAGCCATGCGCTCTACCCCCAATTCTGTCAGGGATCACCTGAAGCGATCATGCGCTCCATCCAATCGGAATACGACCGGGGTGTCCGCGATTTCTCTTTTTATGACGATGCGTTATTGGTCAATCCAAAGAAATGGCTCTGGCCGGTGTTGGACGGAATCATTGAAAAGACTCCGGGATTGCGACTGCATACGCCCAACGCCATGCACATCCGCCGATTGACGCCCGAGGTCTGCCAACGGCTCAAGGCAGCGGGATTGCACACGGTCAGACTGGGGCTGGAAACCACGGATTTCGACCATCGTAACGACGTGAAGCTCACCCGGGAAGAATGGGAAGCCGGTGCGCGGAATCTGCTGGATGCGGGATTCGACCTCGACGATATCGGGGTCTATATCCTGTTTGGCCTGCCGAATCAGGACTATGACAATGTGGCTCAGGCCGTGGCCCATGTTCGAGCCTATGGATTCCGACCACATCTGGCGCAATATACCCCGATTCCCGGTTCACCCATGTTTGAAACCGCCTGCGCCGCCAGCCCCTATCCGTTGGCCGAAGACCCGCTGTTCCAGAACAATTCCATTTGGCCCTGTGTGCCCGGAGGGTTCAGTTGGGAAGCATCTCGAAAATGGAAAATGATCCTTCAAGGGAAACGATGA
- a CDS encoding polyphenol oxidase family protein: MAAIAFFPYQFYDIPGVACAFTSRRGGVSEPPHDSANLSYDVNDDPTAVRTNRQALFDRLGLSGWCELNQIHGDVIHFDPDSTPPDVHASLDGDGVTTSTPGVGLVIKTADCQPILLAHRSGKYIAGLHAGWRGNRMNFPGSGVRRFCDHYGLVPKDVFAVRGPSLGPDAAEFVNFDTDFGPEFTRYFTPGNKTVDLWRMTRDQLIDAGVPESQIFGMNLCTMGLDDTFFSYRKTNTTPNRDTGRQAGIIWIRGE, encoded by the coding sequence ATGGCGGCCATAGCGTTTTTTCCCTACCAATTCTATGACATTCCAGGCGTTGCCTGCGCGTTCACGTCCCGGCGGGGCGGGGTCTCCGAACCACCGCACGACTCTGCGAACCTGTCCTATGACGTCAACGACGACCCAACAGCGGTCCGCACCAATCGACAGGCTCTCTTCGACCGTCTGGGCCTCTCCGGCTGGTGCGAATTGAACCAGATTCATGGAGATGTCATCCATTTCGACCCTGATTCCACGCCTCCTGATGTCCATGCCTCGCTGGACGGCGACGGCGTCACGACCTCGACACCGGGTGTGGGACTGGTCATCAAGACCGCTGACTGCCAACCCATTCTACTGGCCCACCGTTCCGGAAAATACATTGCCGGACTCCATGCCGGATGGCGTGGAAACAGAATGAATTTCCCCGGTTCCGGAGTCCGTCGGTTCTGCGACCACTACGGACTGGTTCCCAAGGATGTTTTTGCCGTGCGCGGCCCGTCCCTTGGGCCTGATGCCGCCGAATTCGTCAATTTCGATACGGATTTCGGCCCGGAATTCACTCGCTATTTCACCCCGGGAAACAAGACGGTCGATCTGTGGCGTATGACCCGCGATCAATTGATAGACGCGGGCGTGCCTGAATCACAGATTTTCGGGATGAATCTCTGTACCATGGGGCTGGACGACACCTTTTTTTCCTATCGCAAAACAAACACCACCCCGAACCGGGATACCGGCAGACAGGCGGGGATTATCTGGATACGCGGAGAGTAA